From the Oryza glaberrima chromosome 5, OglaRS2, whole genome shotgun sequence genome, one window contains:
- the LOC127774933 gene encoding non-classical arabinogalactan protein 31-like translates to MALLFVKFVVLSLAAVLLALDGGGGGGGGASAMGLPPPPPTVNFSIGVQGMVWCKTCRYPGYLAAMDASPLAGAVAYLRCRHGHRRVASIRGVAGSGGYFRIETSQLTSFTSQECRVYVPRSPSRACAVPGHGRRGLPLKFEEFVKRDNGLQGLYSVGNFVFSPKYPNKCY, encoded by the exons ATGGCACTGTTGTTCGTCAAGTTCGTTGTActctcgctcgccgccgtgctgctcgctctcgacggcggcggcggcggcggaggcggcgcctccgccatgggcctgcccccgccgccgccgacggtgaACTTCAGCATCGGCGTGCAGGGCATGGTGTGGTGCAAGACCTGCAGGTACCCCGGCTACCTCGCCGCAATGGACGCGTCCCCGCTCGCAG GAGCGGTGGCCTACCTGCGTTGCCGGCACGGGCACCGGCGGGTGGCGTCGATCAGGGGGgtggccgggagcggcggctaCTTCCGGATCGAGACGTCGCAGCTGACGTCGTTCACGAGCCAGGAGTGCAGGGTGTACGTGCCCCGGTCGCCGTCGCGCGCGTGCGCCGTCCCCGGCCACGGCAGGAGGGGCCTGCCGCTCAAGTTCGAGGAGTTCGTCAAGCGCGACAACGGCCTCCAGGGCCTCTACTCCGTCGGCAACTTCGTCTTCTCCCCCAAATACCCCAACAAGTGCTACTGA